CCTTCTGCACGAGAATGATCGAGGCTTCAAGCGAGGTGCCTTCGCCCTTCTGCGCGTGGCCCGTGACCTTTTTACCGCCGAGCCAGAATTCGAACTGGCCGCGGTTGACCTTCACTTCGCCGTCGGCGCCATAGAAATGGGCGCCGAAGCCACTCTTGTGATGGACCGTCACACCGCCCTTGTAGTGGAGGATGCCACCTTCGACCGCCGCAGGATCGGCCGGTGCTTCCACCTTGATCGGGCCGCTATCGTCCATGTCGAGGCCCCATTGGGCGATGTCGAGGTGGTGCGCACCCCAGTCGCAAACCATGCCGCCGCCGTACTCTTTATACAAGCGCCACATGGGGAAGTGGTCGTGCTTGCCGCGCGGACTGAGCACGGAGTTGTAGGGGCGCATTGGGCCTGGGCCCACCCAGCCTTCCCAGTCAAGACCGGGTTCCATGGGCTCTTCGGGGAGGTCGCAGGGAACGCCCGGCGCGCCGAAGCTGCACTCCACATGGCTGATCTTGCCGATGGCGCCGTTGCGCACGAGCTCGCAGGCCACGCGGAACTCTTCCATGGAACGCTGCATCGAGCCGGTCTGAAGTACGCGCTTGTACTTCTTCACCGCCTTCATGATTTCCACGGCTTCATGCACATTGTGCGTGAGGGGCTTTTCGCAGTAGACATCCTTGCCCGCCTTCAGCGCGGCGATGGTCTGGATGGCGTGCCAGTGGTCCGGCGTCGCGATGCAGACGGCGTCGATGTCGTCGCGGGCGATCAGTTCCAGAAAATCATTGTAGGCCGCGCAATCCGCCGCGCCAAGCTCCGGGCGGGCCGTGTAGAATTCGTTCACCCGCTGCTGGGCGGCCGTACGGCGCGTGGTATCCACGTCGCAAACGGCCACAATACGCACGTTCGGGCGCTCGATGAAGCTGTTCATCAGATGGTTGTTCTGCTTGCCCGTTCCGATGAAGCCCATGGTGAGGCGCTCACTGGGCTTCACCTCCGCGGCCCAAACTTTGGAGGGGAGAAGGAAGGGCACCGCCGAGAGGGCGGACGCCTGCTTGAGAAATGTTCTGCGGCTGGATTTCATGAAATGATTCCTTCGTTGAATCTGGTTCCCGACAGTCGAGGGCCAGCAGGATCCCACAAAAGCACGTCAAATCACAAGCAAAAGGGACGGACCCGCGCGGGGGCACTTTTCCGGCGTGA
This genomic interval from Candidatus Hydrogenedentota bacterium contains the following:
- a CDS encoding Gfo/Idh/MocA family oxidoreductase, with the protein product MKSSRRTFLKQASALSAVPFLLPSKVWAAEVKPSERLTMGFIGTGKQNNHLMNSFIERPNVRIVAVCDVDTTRRTAAQQRVNEFYTARPELGAADCAAYNDFLELIARDDIDAVCIATPDHWHAIQTIAALKAGKDVYCEKPLTHNVHEAVEIMKAVKKYKRVLQTGSMQRSMEEFRVACELVRNGAIGKISHVECSFGAPGVPCDLPEEPMEPGLDWEGWVGPGPMRPYNSVLSPRGKHDHFPMWRLYKEYGGGMVCDWGAHHLDIAQWGLDMDDSGPIKVEAPADPAAVEGGILHYKGGVTVHHKSGFGAHFYGADGEVKVNRGQFEFWLGGKKVTGHAQKGEGTSLEASIILVQKEYLANAKVKLYESRDHIADFLNCVQTRKKPITNEIVGGRTAICCHLLNQAYYNHTTIGWKPKQMKLARNGGKAEWLTREYRKPWTV